Proteins from one Pseudarthrobacter sp. BIM B-2242 genomic window:
- a CDS encoding aldo/keto reductase, with protein sequence MTEYRRLGKSGLTVSVVGLGCNNLGRANTVTESQEGTDAVVHAALDAGVTLFDVADNYGKEPGLSETMLGKALGSRRDDVVVATKFGMNMRGANGPDFGARGSRRYIVRAAEASLRRLGTDWIDLYQFHTPDPLTPIEETLSALDDLVTSGKVRYIGHSNRAGWQIAEAEFVARAAGGTRFISTQNHYNLLDRRAELEVTPAAEAYGLGVLPYFPLANGLLTGKYSPDTAPEGSRLSHTRTHMVHDADWDQLGRFSAFAAERQLSEIQVAFSWLAAQPSVGSVIAGATKPGQIRQNAEAVAWVPSPAELDELDGIFPAVPKVALF encoded by the coding sequence GTGACTGAATACCGCCGCCTCGGTAAATCCGGGCTGACCGTCTCCGTCGTGGGCCTTGGCTGCAACAACCTGGGCCGCGCCAATACGGTGACCGAGTCGCAGGAGGGGACAGACGCCGTCGTCCACGCCGCCCTCGACGCCGGCGTGACGCTGTTCGATGTTGCCGACAACTACGGCAAGGAACCAGGCCTCAGTGAAACGATGCTCGGCAAGGCCCTCGGGAGCCGCCGCGACGACGTGGTGGTAGCCACCAAGTTCGGTATGAACATGCGCGGCGCCAACGGGCCCGATTTCGGTGCCAGGGGGTCCCGCCGCTACATCGTCCGGGCAGCCGAGGCCTCGCTGCGCCGGCTCGGCACCGACTGGATCGACCTGTACCAGTTCCATACACCGGACCCGCTGACGCCCATCGAGGAAACCCTGTCGGCGCTTGACGACCTCGTCACCAGCGGCAAAGTCCGCTATATCGGGCACTCAAACCGCGCCGGCTGGCAGATCGCCGAAGCAGAGTTTGTAGCCCGTGCCGCGGGCGGCACGCGTTTCATTTCCACCCAGAACCACTACAACCTCCTGGACCGGCGGGCCGAGCTCGAAGTCACCCCGGCCGCGGAAGCCTACGGCCTGGGCGTCCTGCCGTACTTCCCCCTGGCCAACGGGCTTCTGACCGGCAAATATTCGCCGGACACGGCACCCGAGGGCTCCCGGCTCAGCCACACCCGGACCCACATGGTGCACGACGCCGACTGGGACCAGCTGGGGCGGTTCAGCGCGTTCGCGGCCGAGCGCCAGCTGTCCGAAATCCAGGTGGCTTTCTCCTGGCTCGCGGCACAGCCTTCGGTGGGCAGCGTGATCGCCGGGGCCACGAAGCCAGGGCAGATCCGCCAGAACGCAGAGGCCGTCGCCTGGGTGCCCTCGCCTGCCGAGCTGGACGAGCTCGACGGGATCTTCCCGGCGGTCCCCAAAGTCGCACTCTTCTAG
- a CDS encoding mycothione reductase — MPHYDLAILGSGSGNSLITPFWDGKRVALIDGGVFGGTCVNVGCIPTKMFAYPAGLAAVPAEASRLGVELTRDTVRWNAIRDRIFGRIDAISESGRRYRAEELDNVDLYEEFVRFTGPRTMTTESGTDITADQVVVAAGSRAVKPDVPGMDLPQVHTSDTVMRIDGPPSQVVVVGGGYIAAEFAAIFHGFGSEVVQVNRSGRLLRGNDEDIARHFAEAAARRWKLELGFFLQVVEDTGEGRVTAVFDDGDGKQLRLETDIVLLATGRVPNTDRLGADAAGFDLEADKTLSVDARLRILSNGEPLEGVYALGDIANRFQLKHVANREARVVAHNLENPDRPRSIDYTGVPFAVFSNPQVAAVGLTEDEARKDAADATDIVVAVQEYGSTAYGWAMEDSEGIVKLIAEKSTGRLLGAHIVGHEASILIQPLVQAIALSTPVATLARGPYWIHPALTEVVENALLALDVDVPESAPL; from the coding sequence ATGCCCCATTACGATCTCGCCATCCTCGGTTCAGGATCCGGAAACTCGCTGATCACTCCGTTTTGGGACGGCAAGCGGGTGGCCCTCATCGACGGCGGCGTATTCGGCGGCACCTGCGTGAACGTCGGCTGCATCCCCACAAAAATGTTCGCCTACCCCGCGGGCCTGGCCGCTGTCCCCGCCGAAGCGTCGCGCCTGGGCGTGGAGCTGACCCGGGACACAGTGCGTTGGAATGCAATCCGCGACCGGATCTTCGGCCGTATCGACGCCATCTCCGAGAGCGGCCGGCGCTACCGGGCCGAGGAGCTGGACAACGTGGACCTTTACGAGGAATTCGTCCGCTTCACCGGGCCCCGAACGATGACAACCGAATCCGGAACCGACATCACCGCAGACCAGGTGGTGGTGGCCGCCGGGTCCCGCGCGGTGAAACCTGATGTCCCCGGCATGGATCTCCCCCAGGTCCATACCTCGGACACCGTGATGCGCATCGACGGCCCGCCCAGCCAGGTTGTGGTGGTTGGCGGCGGTTACATCGCCGCGGAATTCGCAGCCATCTTCCACGGCTTCGGGTCCGAAGTGGTCCAGGTCAACCGGTCAGGGCGCCTCCTCCGTGGCAACGACGAGGACATCGCGCGGCACTTCGCCGAGGCAGCCGCCCGCCGCTGGAAGCTTGAGCTTGGTTTTTTCCTGCAGGTCGTGGAGGACACCGGGGAGGGCAGGGTCACCGCGGTGTTCGACGACGGCGACGGCAAGCAGCTGCGCCTCGAAACGGACATTGTGCTTCTGGCCACCGGTCGCGTGCCCAACACCGACCGGCTGGGTGCCGATGCCGCAGGGTTCGACCTGGAGGCTGACAAGACGCTCTCAGTCGACGCACGGCTGAGGATTCTGTCCAACGGCGAGCCGCTGGAAGGCGTCTACGCACTGGGCGATATTGCCAACCGCTTTCAGCTCAAGCATGTCGCCAACCGGGAAGCGCGGGTGGTGGCCCACAACCTCGAAAACCCGGACCGGCCGCGGAGCATCGATTACACGGGCGTTCCGTTTGCGGTGTTCAGCAATCCGCAGGTGGCCGCCGTCGGACTGACGGAAGACGAAGCCCGGAAGGATGCCGCGGACGCCACGGACATCGTGGTTGCGGTCCAGGAATACGGGAGCACGGCGTACGGCTGGGCCATGGAGGACTCTGAGGGAATCGTCAAACTGATCGCGGAAAAATCCACAGGCCGGCTGCTGGGGGCCCATATTGTGGGCCACGAGGCGTCCATCCTCATCCAGCCGCTGGTCCAGGCGATCGCCCTGTCCACCCCTGTGGCCACGCTCGCGCGGGGACCCTACTGGATTCACCCGGCATTGACGGAGGTGGTGGAAAACGCCCTGCTCGCCCTGGACGTGGACGTGCCTGAGAGCGCGCCGCTGTAG
- a CDS encoding nucleoside hydrolase, whose protein sequence is MTRLLLDVDTGIDDAVALAYLASLPDVEFVAVTASPGNVDAHQVARNTLAVLELCGRTGVEVAVGAEAPLAIPLVTTPETHGPQGIGHAELPPPAGTVSARHAADLWVEAARANPGELTALITAPLTNFALAIRREPRLPALLGKVVIMGGSFYHQGNTTPTAEWNTHVDPHAAKEVYAAYRGMPADRLPIVCSLDTTERIELRPEHVLRLAEAAGCAERELVLPKQPEGLRSTADSPLVRHLSDALRFYFEFHRLHGQGYLAHIHDYFAAGVAAGTLDYATRLATVDVEVDSPLLMGTTVADYRNLWKHPPTARIVADNNPEQAFQELIRSIGGLAARLR, encoded by the coding sequence ATGACCAGGCTCCTGCTGGACGTTGACACCGGGATCGATGACGCCGTGGCGCTGGCTTACCTGGCCTCGCTGCCGGACGTGGAGTTCGTGGCGGTCACGGCCTCGCCCGGGAACGTGGACGCGCACCAGGTGGCACGCAACACCTTGGCCGTCCTGGAGCTGTGCGGGCGCACGGGTGTGGAGGTCGCCGTCGGCGCGGAAGCTCCGCTCGCCATCCCGCTGGTGACCACGCCCGAAACCCATGGACCACAGGGAATAGGCCACGCCGAACTGCCGCCGCCGGCCGGGACGGTGTCAGCGCGCCACGCCGCCGACCTGTGGGTGGAAGCGGCGCGTGCCAACCCGGGGGAGCTCACAGCCCTGATCACGGCACCGCTGACGAACTTCGCACTGGCCATCCGCCGGGAACCGCGGCTGCCCGCACTGCTGGGCAAGGTGGTGATCATGGGCGGCAGTTTCTACCACCAGGGCAACACCACGCCCACCGCCGAGTGGAATACGCACGTGGATCCGCACGCGGCGAAGGAGGTCTACGCGGCCTACCGGGGCATGCCGGCGGACCGGCTGCCTATTGTGTGTTCCCTGGACACCACGGAACGGATCGAGCTGCGGCCCGAGCACGTGCTGCGGCTGGCGGAGGCTGCCGGCTGTGCGGAGCGGGAGCTCGTCCTGCCAAAACAGCCTGAAGGGCTGCGGAGCACCGCGGACAGTCCGCTGGTGCGGCACTTGTCCGATGCGCTGCGCTTCTATTTCGAGTTCCACCGGCTCCACGGCCAGGGCTACCTGGCGCACATCCACGACTATTTCGCCGCCGGCGTGGCGGCAGGGACGCTCGACTACGCAACCCGCCTGGCCACCGTGGACGTTGAAGTGGACTCGCCCTTGCTGATGGGGACCACCGTGGCCGACTACCGGAACCTGTGGAAGCACCCGCCCACCGCGCGGATTGTCGCGGACAACAACCCGGAGCAGGCCTTCCAGGAACTGATCCGGTCCATCGGCGGCCTCGCGGCACGGCTGCGCTGA
- a CDS encoding DUF402 domain-containing protein, whose amino-acid sequence MREEDALKFPGAVGEAGPERHTSTTRVPAGLQPGQLVVARNRKWNGKAHWVVPGRYIGEDRHGWWIFQGTNEFCSRPGAAFYTRSDAVLLVPRSGDWVATFYDSDHPNGVRVYVDLAVAHEWTEIRPAVTEFHVIDMDLDVIRMAGRDVFIDDQDEFAEHRIAMNYPDLLVDDIQAAADELYHAVKAQQAPFDGTDVGWFTKGRS is encoded by the coding sequence GTGAGGGAAGAAGACGCACTGAAGTTTCCGGGCGCCGTCGGGGAGGCCGGCCCGGAACGGCACACCAGTACCACCCGTGTTCCCGCCGGCCTGCAGCCGGGACAGCTGGTGGTGGCGCGGAACCGGAAATGGAACGGCAAAGCCCACTGGGTGGTCCCGGGCCGCTATATCGGTGAAGACCGGCACGGCTGGTGGATCTTCCAGGGGACCAATGAGTTCTGTTCGCGCCCCGGAGCCGCGTTCTACACCCGGTCCGACGCCGTGCTGCTGGTACCGCGCTCGGGGGACTGGGTTGCCACCTTCTACGATTCAGACCACCCCAACGGTGTGCGGGTCTACGTTGACCTGGCTGTCGCCCACGAGTGGACGGAAATCCGGCCGGCGGTCACCGAGTTCCATGTGATCGACATGGACCTGGACGTGATCCGGATGGCCGGGCGCGACGTCTTCATCGACGACCAGGATGAGTTCGCGGAACACAGGATCGCCATGAATTACCCGGACCTGCTGGTGGATGACATCCAGGCAGCCGCGGATGAGCTTTATCACGCCGTCAAGGCACAGCAGGCACCGTTCGACGGCACCGATGTCGGATGGTTCACGAAGGGACGGTCATGA
- the dxs gene encoding 1-deoxy-D-xylulose-5-phosphate synthase gives MGILDTIRNPQDLNGLSQGQLEELADEVRSFLITNVSQTGGHLGPNLGVVELTLAVHRIFDSPRDSIVFDTGHQSYVHKLLTGRQDFSTLRQQGGMSGYPSRAESEHDVVESSHASSSLSWADGISRARQLTAEGDRYVVAVVGDGALTGGMAWEAINNIAADKRRRVVIVVNDNGRSYAPTVGGFADYLASLRPTIDSFRAAPAYEGTLDWWKKKLQNGGPVGQFTYKSLHAMKKGIKDWWAPQGMFEGLGMKYIGPVDGHNLQAMEHALSTARNFAGPVIVHAMTEKGHGYAPARAHEADQFHAVGIIDPETGEPTGASGAQSWTSVFADEIAAISDERADIVGITGAMLIPVGLHKFAAKHPDRVIDVGIAEQHALTSAAGMAFGGLHPVVAVYATFLNRAFDQLLMDVALHKAGVTIVLDRAGVTGPDGASHHGMWDMAMVQIVPGLHLAAPRDASRLREELREAVAISDAPTVVRFSKGTVGAEVEAIERLSDGVDVLARRPAGSTENDVLIVSVGAMSELALDVSNRLGAQGISTTVVDPRWVLPVRRSIIALASHHRLVICIEDGVRAGGVGSRIRQEMRAAGVDTALNEVGLPAEFLDHGTRSQVMERVGLTAQQITHDVVAQVLGTKVPFARPLPGQEHPTTGSLPIL, from the coding sequence TTGGGAATCTTGGACACCATCCGGAATCCGCAGGACCTGAATGGGCTGTCCCAGGGACAGCTCGAAGAACTGGCTGATGAGGTCAGGAGTTTCCTGATCACGAATGTCTCCCAGACGGGTGGGCACCTTGGCCCCAATCTCGGTGTTGTGGAACTGACGCTTGCAGTGCACCGCATCTTCGATTCGCCGCGGGACAGCATCGTCTTCGACACGGGCCACCAGTCCTACGTGCACAAGCTTTTGACGGGCAGGCAGGATTTCAGCACGCTGCGCCAGCAGGGCGGGATGTCCGGTTACCCGTCCCGCGCCGAGTCCGAGCACGACGTCGTGGAAAGCTCACACGCGTCCTCATCATTGTCCTGGGCTGACGGCATTTCCCGCGCCCGCCAGCTCACCGCGGAAGGCGACCGCTATGTCGTCGCCGTTGTAGGCGACGGCGCCCTGACCGGCGGCATGGCCTGGGAAGCCATCAACAACATCGCAGCTGACAAACGCCGCCGTGTGGTCATTGTTGTTAATGACAACGGCCGTTCCTATGCGCCCACCGTGGGCGGTTTCGCGGACTACCTTGCTTCTCTTCGTCCCACCATTGACTCGTTCCGTGCCGCCCCGGCCTACGAGGGCACCCTGGACTGGTGGAAGAAGAAACTCCAGAACGGCGGCCCGGTAGGCCAGTTCACCTACAAGAGCCTGCATGCCATGAAAAAGGGCATCAAGGACTGGTGGGCGCCGCAGGGGATGTTCGAGGGCCTCGGCATGAAGTACATCGGCCCCGTTGACGGCCACAACCTCCAGGCCATGGAGCACGCGCTTTCCACGGCCCGTAACTTTGCCGGGCCTGTGATTGTCCATGCAATGACCGAAAAGGGGCATGGCTACGCCCCCGCCCGGGCACATGAAGCCGACCAGTTCCATGCCGTAGGGATCATCGACCCCGAAACCGGTGAACCCACCGGAGCGTCAGGGGCCCAGTCCTGGACGTCCGTCTTTGCCGACGAGATCGCTGCCATCTCCGATGAACGTGCCGACATTGTGGGCATCACGGGTGCCATGCTGATCCCCGTGGGCCTGCACAAGTTCGCTGCCAAGCACCCGGACCGCGTCATCGACGTCGGTATTGCCGAGCAGCACGCCCTGACCTCGGCTGCGGGCATGGCCTTCGGCGGCCTCCACCCGGTGGTGGCCGTCTATGCCACCTTCCTCAACCGTGCCTTTGACCAGTTGCTGATGGACGTGGCCCTGCACAAGGCCGGCGTGACCATCGTCCTGGACCGCGCCGGCGTGACCGGGCCTGACGGCGCAAGCCACCACGGCATGTGGGACATGGCCATGGTGCAGATTGTCCCCGGGCTGCACCTCGCTGCTCCGCGTGACGCCTCCCGGCTCCGCGAAGAACTCCGCGAGGCCGTGGCCATCAGCGACGCCCCCACCGTGGTGCGGTTCTCCAAAGGCACCGTCGGCGCCGAAGTGGAGGCCATCGAACGGCTCAGCGACGGTGTGGACGTCCTGGCGCGCCGTCCCGCCGGTTCCACCGAAAACGATGTCCTGATCGTCAGCGTCGGGGCAATGTCGGAACTCGCTTTGGACGTCTCCAACCGGCTCGGCGCCCAGGGCATCAGCACCACGGTGGTTGATCCGCGCTGGGTCCTGCCTGTGCGGCGTTCCATCATCGCCTTGGCTTCCCACCACAGGCTTGTTATCTGTATCGAGGACGGCGTGAGGGCCGGCGGCGTCGGATCGCGGATCCGGCAGGAGATGCGCGCAGCCGGCGTCGACACCGCACTGAACGAAGTGGGGCTGCCGGCCGAGTTCCTGGATCACGGTACCCGCAGCCAGGTCATGGAACGTGTGGGGCTGACTGCACAGCAGATAACGCACGACGTCGTCGCCCAGGTTTTGGGGACAAAAGTCCCCTTCGCGCGTCCCCTGCCCGGCCAGGAACACCCCACCACCGGCAGTCTTCCGATTCTGTGA